GCCCGGAAGTGCTGACCTACGTGGTGGGGCGTCTTCCCCACGACCGCCTTTCCATGGTACGTGTCTGAGCACTTTTCAAGTAACCAATGGGGACTCACGCTCCTCTCACGCGATCCGTGCACACAGGAGACCACATGATAGGAACCGACACCCCGCCCACGGACACAGGGCCGTTCACCTTCGAATCAGAAGGCTTCCGCTACGAGGTGCTTCGCTCCCTCCTCGAACACGTGGATTACGACACTCTGTGGCTGGCCAGGAGCAGGCCCTTGAAGGAGGAGGCGCGCCATAGGCTCGTTGTCTTGAAGCAAGTAGAGGTCCCTGAAGGGCGTGAGGGCCGGACCCGAGCAATCGAGGAAGTTCAGCTCGCGGAACACCTTCATCACCCAAGGATCGCCAGGGTCTTCAGGCTCGCTGAGCACCAGGGCGCCCCGTTCGTGGTGATGGAGCACACGCCAGGAGCCTTCCTGGCCACTGTGATCGGCTCCGCGCTGCTACTGAATCGGAAGCTCTCGCCTGCCCTCGCCGCCTTCATCGCCGCTGAGGTGGCCAACGCCCTCGACTACGCCCACCACTGCGAGGATGACCGAGGCCGCCCGCTTCACATCAGTCACCGTGCCATAGGTCCCATGACCATCCGCCTTGGACGCAACGGTCGCGTGAAGCTCACGAACTTCGGTGCCGCGTTCTCCGAGCTGTTGGGCCGCGTGCCCACGCCACCGAAGGTGCTCCGAGGAAACTTCGCCTACGCGGCTCCGGAGCTCATTCGCTCCATCTCCGAAAAGGGCCGAGCCGGTCTTCTCTCTCCCAAGGGCATCGACAGCAGGGCGGACATCTTCTCGCTCGGGCTCGTGCTGCTGGAGAGCATCGCGGGGAACCATCCGCTCGACCCTCTGGACATGCTGCCTCCCGAGGTGTCCAGGCGCGCGCTCCGGCTCGTCTCGGGCGTGAAGGCCGAGCACTCCGCCTGGGCCTCCATCGAGGTGCTCGCCGACCGTCTCCTGCGCTTCGGGCCCAAGGACGTGGAGCGCATCGCATTCAAAGCCCCGGCCCCTCTGAAGCAGATAGCTCACCGGGCTCTTCGGAGTGACCCTGCCGAGCGTTACCAATCGGCCGCTGAGATGCGTGATGATCTGCGCGCGTATCTGCGCAGTCTCCGCCAGCCCTTCGGCGCCATGGAGGCAGCGGCGGAACTGGCCGACATCCTCAAGAATGCATCCGCCCTCAAGCGGAAAGCAGCGCACCCTGTCGAGATTGGAGTCCTCCCGTGGCCGAAGGCGCTGAGCGTCCAGTAACCCCTGGACCGAGCAGAACGAGCAGGCAGAACGACAAGAAGAAGTTGATGACTCACTTGGCAGCGGTCGTGCGCGAAGCTCGCAAGAAGGCTGAGCTGACTCAGGCTGATGTTGCGGAGCGCGTTGGGATCGTCACCGAAGTGTTCGGTCGGATTGAGCGAGGATACCTACTCCCGAGCGTTGCGACCTTTCGCAGGTTGTGCCGTGCGCTTCGCCTCGATGCGAACATCGTTCTGGGACTCGATGTCGAGAAGGCTCCTTCGTGGTTGAAGGAGTCTGAACCCGAGGCAGATGATCCACCTGAGCTGCGTCGACTGGTGAGAACGATCCGCCGCATGGACGCTGCGCAGGTATCCATCATGCTCAGCACCGCCAATGCGCTGGTGAGACACACAGCGCAACAGCCAGATAATCAAGCCGAGTAGGCCAATGGCTCTACCTGGTTCAATCCTCGAAGGACGAAGCAAGTACGGTCAGAACCTTGCTGAGCACCTTCAAGCGCTTCGGCGACCACGTCCGGAGCTGGTGGAGGATGCGCCGCAGCTCCGGCGAGAGGTTCCCCTCTGGGGGAGCTTCATCGACTGTGGCCGCAACCTGAGAAGGGCTCACTCCCATCAGCGCGTCGGACGAGATGCCCAGGACGATGCTTATTCGCCGCAGGCTCGGGACGGAAGGCATCATGTCGCCACGCTCGATCCGTCCGTAGACTCCTGGAACGAGCCCCACCTTCTGGGCAACTTGGGCTTGAGTGAGTCCGAGGCGCTCCCGAGCAGCGCGAGCCACTTCTCCGAGGGAGCGCTGAAGATCTTCGTCCATGGTGGCCGTCTACCACGATGGACGGGGGCCGGGGCTTTCGGAGTGCAGCTCGTCATCCTCGGGATTGGTAGTCTCCGCGTTCTCGGAGGTGCATCGTGGGATTGGCCTACAGGTTGCCGGAAATCGGAGAGATGGTCGGGGACTACCGCATCATCGAGAAGCTCGGCAGCGGCAGCTACGGCCACGTCTACAAGGCCGAGCAGGCCGGGCGCTTCTATGCCCTCAAGATCCTCCGGGGCCGCCTGTTGAATGATCGGGCCAAGCGGGAGATCGGCATCCTGAACCACCTGGCTCATCCCGACGTCGTCCGCTTCTTCGGATGTGGATTCTGGCCTGACCCCATCATCGGTCACTCCTACATCGTCATGGAGTTTGCCGGAGGCCGAACTCTGGAGACGTATGCCTTGGAGGAGAATCCCTCGGCCAGGAAGTCCGCGCGCATCGTGCTGGATATCGGCCTGACGCTCGGGGAAGTCCTCCGGCAAGGCGTCATGCACAGGGACCTCAAGCCGGACAACGTCATCATCCGAGACGGGAACGCGAGACCGCTCCTGATCGACTTTGGAGTGAGCACGCTCATGGGGGCTCCGGCCCTCACCTCTTCGCGTCTTCCGCCAGGAACCATCGAGTTCCGCGCGCCGGAGGCGTGGCGTTTCAGCAAGGAGAACGATTCCGGGAGCTACGACTACAGCCCAGCGGACGAGCTTTGGGCCCTTGGGGTGTCGTTCTATTGGCTGCTGACGGACATCCTTCCGTTCGGAGACCGGGAGGACGGAGAAGAGGGCGAGCTCGCGGAACGCATCCTCCACCAGACGCCCGTGGCGCCGCACGTTCTCAACCCAAGGGTCCCGCGAGCACTCTCCGACATCTGCATGCGGATGTTGGAGAGGGACCCGGCGGCACGCTACGGAAACGTGATCGAGTTCTGTACGGCGCTCGATGCGGCCATGGCCGAAGCCGAGGCCGATGCAAGCTGGGACCTCCCGCTGTTCGAGCCGGACGCACCTCACAACAGGACGACTGAGGAAGATCCCGCGCTGGTGGATGTGGCCGACTCGAAGCGCTGGCTCCGACGTTGGCTGAAGAAAGAGCGGCGGAGAGGCCGGAAGCCACCGAAGAAGGTTCCGGCTCCTGTTCCCGAGGCCGAAGTTCTCGCCGCCATCCCGGAAGAGAAGGCGCCCGGTGTTGCTGTTGCTCCTCTCCCGGAGCCTGTTCCACCAGAGCCGGCGCTTCCCCCTGCATCCCAAGCCCCGGCCCCTCTCGAACCACCGCGAGCGGCAGTAGCTCCGCCGCATCCGGTGTCGCGTCGTCGCTCTCGCTTCGCAGCAGCAGCAGCGGGATTCGCGGTCGCGGTGCTCGGTACGCTCCTGTTCGTAACCTCGCGGCCCACTGGTCCTGGGTCGGCTCCACTCGATACGTCATCCGAGGCCGCCACGACTCGCCAAGCCGGGCCCGGTCATGAAGTGGCGCAATCCGCGAAGCCGCTGGATCCTCCAGGCGGAGAAGGCGCCGAGCCCGCGATGGGCTCTATCTCTGCGCCTGTGATGATCACGATGCTTCGCATGGACGACAGCAGCGAGAAGCCCCAACAGAAGAAGACGAAGGTTCTCGGACGCGCTGCCAAGATCATCGGTACGGGCTTGGTTTGCAATGCGCTGACCGGATGTCCGCCCCCTCAACACGTGCGGCCGACTCCGGAGCCTGCTCCATGCCCGGCTGGTTCGGTCGAGGCCATGGCCGATAAGCTCGGTGTCCGCTTAGGGCAAACGGTCTCCGCATACCTCACCCAAGGGCCAACGGGGGACATCACCGTTCACGAAGGTTCCACCTCCGTCCAATTGGGGCCCCGCCGAGTGCGTGAGAACTCAGGCCGCATCTTCCTGTCTGGGACCTTCACCATCAGAGAGGAGCGCGTGTACGGTCGATTCACCGAAGCGCGCGACCTGGAGGGAGACGGGCAACCGTTCCCGGTGTGCTTCGAGATGTGGGACTCGTTGAAGGGTGGGAAAGGCGCCATCCGTGAGCGCAACGGGGGCCCGGATTCCGCCCGTATCTACTCCACGGTGGACGTGAAGGCCGTCCGTAGCTTCGAGTGAGAGCCGGCAACCGGGCGGAAGTGGAAGGACCGGGCCCGGACACAAGCGGGTCCGGAGACGTGATACAGGCGGGCACCGTTCCTGCCCTGGAGTGGGTGTCCCGTGTCTGCTTCGTCGCCTGCTGCGTTGTTGTTACTGCTGCTTGTCGCGGGGAGTTCGGCCACCGCGAAGACGTGCCCTCCTCCTGGGGAGATGGAAGGCGGTTGCATCGAGTTGATGGCGGACGGGAACTCTGATGTGCCCGAGGTGCAGATCAGCCCAGGACAGCCCACCACCTTCGACTTCGATTCGGACGTGCGTGCGGACGGGCTGGCGCTGGAGAATCGCGACCGCTTCAAGGTGGCGCCCGGCAAACGACTCATCACGCTCGTTCCATCGGAGAAGATGCGTGGCGAGAAGCCCAGCGAAATGACAGTGTGCTTCGAGGATGGCGCGGCTCCTGCCTGCGCCACGTTCCGGCTGGTCGTCCACCCGGCGATTGGCGAGCGACAGGTGTCGATCTTCCGCCACGCACGCCCGGTGGATTCCCTTCAAGCCGAGTTGAAGAAGTCCTACGAGGAGAACGCGAAACTGCGCGCGGAGGTCGAACGGCTGCGCGAGGAACGGGACAGGCCCGATGGACTCACTGGCCTATACGCTTCCGGCATGATGGACGAAAGGGGTATCCCCTGCTCACCGCTCCATGTCGTTCAGCGTGCAGGAGAAGCGCTGACCGGACGAAAGGCCTTCGCCTGCCGGGCTCCAGGGAGAATGCTCGTGCGGGTGGAATTGCAGAATCCTATCGGCGCGGCGCCCTGGACGGCGCATGGTGCCAAGCTCACGGGCCCCAAGGGCGAACAACTGAAGGGGTTCGTGTGGCCACCAGAGCCCGTTCTCCCGGGCAACTCCCTCACTCTCTTCATCGAAGCGAAGATCGAGAACGTGCAAACCGTGGGTCCCTTCATTCTGACGCTCTGGGAAGCGGATGGACCGCGTACCGTCATACTCGGCAGCGTGACCTTCCCGGCTCTGACTGAGGGGCCGGGGCTTTGATGCGAACCCGCTCGCGCCTCGACGCGGGAAGGCCCATCATCACGTAAGCACCAGCCTGGAACCCCAAGAGCAAATGCAGCAGCCAGGGCCTTCAAGGCCCTCTTCCAGCGAGCAACGGTCATGGATGGATCCCCCCTCGGGATGCGGCTGACTCGCGGTCCATCGGCGAGCAACCGAATCCCATTCTACTCGAATGGAGGAGGCCCGCATAGGGCACCCCTGGCAGGCTGCCTGCTCCCCCGGGGAGCTTCAGCTTCCGGTGGCCAGGAACGTCTCCAGACTGGCCGCGTCGATCCTCACAACAACTCCAACCCGAACGAACCGGAGCCGCCCCCTGGCGCACAGCCTGTGAACGGTGGCAGGAGACACCGCCAGCCGTTCCGCCACATCCCGCACCGTCAGCAGCCGCGCCAGCATGGGCCGCGCTTGCAGCACCGGTGCAGCAAAAGGCTTGGTAAGCCCCGTGACGGGTTGGAACAGTTGGACGGAACCGGGCCCCGCTGCCTCAATGCTTCCGAGGACTTGCGAACGGCAGGTAACGTCTGGACGCAACCCCCTCTCCCCTCGGGAGAGGGACGGGGTGAGGGTCTCGGGTGGACACGGGTGGGGTCCGGGCTCAGCCCCCGTGCTTCTCGATGAGCTTGCCGATGCGGGGGATGGCGGACTCGACGTTCTTCTTCGCCGTGCCGCGCAGCTTCTCATAGGTGCCCTTGACGAGACCGCTCTGCGCGTTGCGCACCTTGCCGTCGGTGATGGTGAGCAGGGCATCCGCGGCGCGCCCGGCGTTCGCCGTGATGTGCGCGCTCACCGGCTTCCCGCCCGTCTTGGCCTCCTGGAAGAGCGGATCCAGCGCCTTGGCGAATTCGGGGAGGAGATCCTCCACGGCGTGCCGGATGAAACCCGGCTTGATGTTCTTCACGGCGCTGTAGCCCGCCTTGATGGCGAGCCCCGAGATGCCGCCCTTGTCGGCGACCTCGGCGTCGATGAGCGTGCAGCAGTCATCAATGACCGCCGCCTTCTTGTTCGGGTTGGTCAACGTCTCGGTGAGTGACGCCATCGAATCGTGCCTTTCGTTCACTGGACGGAAACGTGCCCGGAGGCAGCGGAACCCCGTCCGGCCCGCCCGGGCGCATAGCACAACATCCCACCCCCGGGAGGGCCTTCGCGCCTCGGGGCGATGCGTCAGGTAAACACCCGGGGAGTCCGAATCAAGCAGGGGACGCCCCGGGTGTCCGGGTCCTGGCAGGTGTGGAGGCCCGCCCGGTTGGGAGGCGCTCACTGTTTCGGAGCGATGGAGACCTTGAGGCCGTCGCGCCAGACCTTGTGATTGTCCGCGTAGTAGAGGTACGCGCGGCTCGCCGGTCCGGTGTAGGTGCCCGGCACCGCCGCGATGAGCGACAGGGGCACCTCCAGCTTCTTCCGCGGCTCCATGCCCCGCCAGTAGAGGACGACGTCGCGGCCGATGACCTCGTAGGCGTCCACCGTGTGCTTCTTCACCAGCTCCTTGAGCTGGTCATGCCGGACCTCGAGCCCCCCCGGCACGCCGAAGATCGCCACCGTGGTGGACAGCTTCGCGTCGCTCCGGTTCGTCACCCAGACACGTGCCTCGGTCGGCTCGCCCTCGGTCAGGGCCGTCTTCGCCAGCGCCACCTCCAGGTCCACCCGGGTGTCCGGCGAGCTGGCCGGCACGAGGGCGTTGTAGGTGATCTCGATCGAGTAGGGCAGCTCCCAGCCGCCTTCCATCCGCAGCTCGAGCTTCCGCTCGCCGGCGGTGAGCAGCTCGGACACGTCCGGCAGCTTGAGCGCCTCCTGCGTCTTGCCATCGAACTTCACGGCGCCGCCCACGGGCCGGCCGTCGACATAGACGCGGACCGAGCCTGGCGCCCGCTTCGCCGAGCGCGCCTGGTCGTAGGCGACGATGGCACGCAGCGCGAGCACCGTGCTCTGGGTCGAGCCGTAGCGGCCTCCCTCGCACGAGTCCGCCAGGAACCGCATCGAGCGCTCCACGTTCACCGTGTGGGAGGGCTCCCTCAGCCAGGCCAGCACCGCCAGCGCGGTGGTCTCGATCTGGAGCGTCTCGCCCGAGCTGCCGACGATCGACTGCGTGCCTCCCTCCACCACCCCTGTCTTCCCCTGCTTCGCGGCGAGCTGCTCCATGAACTTGCGCGCCTCGGCCCCCTCCCCCGCGAGCGCCATCACGTTCGCCGCGAGTGCGAGCACGTAGCTGTTCTGGCTCTTGAAGGCGGCCGCCTTCAACGCACCCACCTCCTTGGACAGCTCACGGGCCTGCGCCGCCGGCTTGTTCGCGCTCTCCAGCAGGGCCCAGAGGATGTAGGCATTGGAGGTGTCGGGGTCCTCGATCCAGGTGTGGAGGGCGCGCCGCTTGCGCTCGAAGCCTCCCTTGCCATCGCGCTGCTTGAGCAGCCAGGCCCGCGTGCGCTCGAGCATGGCGGCGTCCACGTCCCGCACCTGCTTCATGTCGCTGAAGTGCATCAACCCGAAGGCCGTGAGGGCCTCGTGGCCCGGATTCTCGCCGAACCACTCGTAGCCCTTCTCCGAGCACTCGAAGCCCACCAGCCGCTTGTAGCCCGTCTCCAGCTTCTCGCGCGCCGACGCCACCAGCGTGGGGCTCACCCCGCTGTGCGTCTGGAAGTACTGCTGCGCCATCGTCATCGGATAGGTGGTCGAGCTCGTCTGCTCGAAGCAGCCGGAGGGCTCCTGGATGAGCCGGGCCAGCGACTCGGTCATGTTGGCCAGGGGCGAGGGGTACACCGTGATGGAGGACTTCAGGCTGCCGCGCACATGGTTGGCGGGCAGCGTCAGCGCGTGCACCACCGGCTGCCGTGACGACAGCAGCCCGCCGAACGAGGCACGGATGGGGAAGCCATTGGGCTTGACGCTCAGCGTGCGCGTCACCGTGTCCACGTAGTTGCCCGCGGTCGCCGTGAGCGTCACGTCCACGGGGAGGGACTGAGAACCGACCTTCAGCTCCAGGATGCGCCGGGCCCGCTCGTTCGCGGCCAGGTCCACCGCGCTGAAGGAGGACGCCTTCACGTCACCGCGCAGGCCGACCTTCACCGCCGCCCCCTGGAGCGCCGTGGACGTGCCATTCACCAGCGCCAGCGGCAGGTGGATCACATCCCCGGACGTCACCTCGAGCGGCAGCTTGGGCTCGACATAGAAGGGCTGCACCGACTCGATCGTGGCCACCGCCGAGCCGAGCGCGCCGTCGTCCCCCACGGCGCCCGCGAACGCCTTGAAGCTGGTGACCGAGTCGTTCAGGCCAAACGAGACGCGGACCTCCCCCGTCTTCGCGTCGGTGCGCACACCCGCGTTCCAGAAGAGCGTCTCCGAGAAGTCCACGCGGTCCCCCGGCTTGCGCCCGGGCCGCACCGTGTGGGCGTACTCGCGGAAATAGACCGCGGGCTCCATGGGCACCCCCGCCATGAGCTCATCCGCTGCCATCTCCTTGTCCGCGTCAATCCCCTGTTTCCGCGAGGCATCCTTCCTGGCCCTGCGCTCCGCCTCCACCATGCCCCTGGGCGCCACGGGTTTCGCGGCAACGGCCCTGGGCGGCGGAGCCATCACGGCCTTGGGAGCCGGCGCGGCCTTGGCGACTGGCGCGGCCTGCGGAACCGGCATGGCCTCGGGAACCGCCACCCCCCGATGGCCGGCGCGGCCGGGGGCATCGCTTCGGGCGGGGGAGGCGGCGGGGGCACCCGGATGGCGAGCGCGCGCCGGGCCGGATCGCCATGCCGGGTCACGAACTGCTCGGCGTCCGCCAGCGCGAACCGCCGCCAGCCCTGGGTGCCCAGCAGCAGGTCCACCGCCCGCTTCGCCTTGGGGTTCTTCTCGTCGAAGTAGATCTGGGCGTCGGCCAACTCCTTCACCTCGGGCTCGAGCAGCACCATCACCGGCAACTGGGGCGCCTGATCCCGCTTCTCGATGAGCTCCAGCACCGCGTCGTCCGTGACGGTGAGCATCACCAGCGCCGGAACCGGCTTGCCTCCGCGCGTCGTCCGGGCGGTGAGCTCCACCTGCTCGCCCGGCACGTAGCGCGGCTTGTTCGTCTTCACCTCGATGGACAGGGCCTGCGCGGGCTGGCGGAACACCAGCCGCTCCGCGAGCGGACGGCCGTCGGCGTCCCACACGGTGGCGATGAGCACCCCGTCCGCGCCCTTCGGATCGAGGATGACCTTTTCGTCCGGGTCCACCAACGACGAGGCGAGCTCCACCTCACGCTGGCTCAGGGTCAGCTTCGCCTGCTTCACCCCCGACAGCCCCACGGAGAGCACCACGGGCTGTCCGGCGGGGATGACGTCCTCGCTCGCGCGGAGGACAGCGCCCCGGGCCTTCACCTCGGGCAGCGGGAAGGGCTCGCCGATGCCCGAGGGCTCGTCGATGCGCAGCGCGTACTTCACGCCGGCCTTCGGCGTCAGCTCGAAGCGGCCCCGGCCCTCGTGCTCCGAGCGCACCGGCGCCACCACCCTGCCCGTGGCCAGCTCAATCACCGCGCCGGACAGGTCCGCGGGCTTGTGCGCGGGCGTCAGCGCCTGGAAATAGACGCGCGAAGGCAGTCCCGCCACCAGGTCGCCGCCCTCGGGATACAGGGTGAGGTCGAGGGTCCGCAGCAGGATGGGAATCGTCTTGGCCGCCGTCTCGACCACCCCACCGTCCGCGATGGCGAAGGCGAGAGAGCCCTCGCCCCGCTCGATCTGGCCAGGCAGCTTGAAGCTGACGGTGCACAACCCCCGCGCGTCGACCACGCCCGTCACCTGCGCCGCGGTGACGCCATCCACCAGGGCGGTGGCGGTGACCCGGGCGCCCGAGGGAACTCCCCCCTCGGCACGCTTCACGTCGAGCGTGGCGGTGACCGTGTCCCCCGGTCCGTAACCATCGCGGAGGAACTCGATCTGCGACTTGAGCCGGGGAGCGCGGTAGGCACGCACGTCGAACTTGCGCTCGGCGGGGGCGTCGCCCGTATAGGGGTAGGAGACGCTGAGCGTGTACTCGCCCCCGGCCATGTCCCCCGGAACGGTCCAGGAGTAGCCCCAGACGGAGTGCTCGCTCAACACCCTCGCGGAGGTGACCACGTCCCCCTTGGGACCCCGGACCTCCACGTGGGCCAGCACCTGATGGGCGAGGGGGGTATGCGCGCGGGCCTCGAGCACGAGACCTCGCGCCATCACCTGCTCACCGGGCCGGTAGAGGGGCTTGTCGGTGCTGATGAAGGTCAGGGAGCGGCCGGGCCCGCCGAGTGACTCCGTGTCCGCCCGGGCAGCCAACACCTGCTGCTGGAAGAGCATGGGAAGGGAGAGGCCCACGGTGACGAGGGCGAGGAGGGCGCGCGTGAGGACGTGCTCGAGCATGAAAGTCCCTGGAATGGAGAACAGGAGCCGACGGGAAACGGATGTGCGCGTCGAAAGTTCTGTCCTACCCGGTCAGGGGCGGTGGTGCTACGGCTCAGGCCACGGAGTGCTGCTCCGGGTCCGCGGGGCGCGGGTCCTCCTCCTGGTGCTCGTGCGCCACCGGCAGCAGCACGCGGAAGGTGCTCCCCTGCCCCACCACGCTCTCCACCATCAGCTCGCCTCCGAGCCCCCGGATGATGTCGTGGCTGATGGACAGCCCCAGGCCCGTGCCCTCACCCACCGGTTTGGTGGTGAAGAAGGGCTCGAAGATGCGCTCGAGGTTCTCCACGGGAATCCCGCAGCCGTTGTCCCGCACCTCCACCACCGCCTGGGAGGTGCCGTGCATGCGCGTCGACAGGCGGATCTCCCCGCCCGACCTGGGCAGCGCCTGCGCCGCGTTGATCAGCAGGTTGGTGAAGACCTGCGCGAGCTGCACCGAGTTGCCCAGCACCTGGGGCAGCTCCCCGTAGTCGCGCACCAGCCGGCCCCGGCTGCGCAACCGGCCCCACGCCAGGTGCACCGAGCTCTCCAGCACCTCGTGGAGATCCAACGGGTGGGTGTTCACCGCATCGCCCCGGGAGAGCGCCTGGAGGCTCTCCACGATGAGCCGCATGCGCTCGG
The sequence above is drawn from the Archangium gephyra genome and encodes:
- a CDS encoding DUF6918 family protein, producing the protein MASLTETLTNPNKKAAVIDDCCTLIDAEVADKGGISGLAIKAGYSAVKNIKPGFIRHAVEDLLPEFAKALDPLFQEAKTGGKPVSAHITANAGRAADALLTITDGKVRNAQSGLVKGTYEKLRGTAKKNVESAIPRIGKLIEKHGG
- a CDS encoding helix-turn-helix domain-containing protein → MDEDLQRSLGEVARAARERLGLTQAQVAQKVGLVPGVYGRIERGDMMPSVPSLRRISIVLGISSDALMGVSPSQVAATVDEAPPEGNLSPELRRILHQLRTWSPKRLKVLSKVLTVLASSFED
- a CDS encoding serine/threonine-protein kinase, which codes for MIGTDTPPTDTGPFTFESEGFRYEVLRSLLEHVDYDTLWLARSRPLKEEARHRLVVLKQVEVPEGREGRTRAIEEVQLAEHLHHPRIARVFRLAEHQGAPFVVMEHTPGAFLATVIGSALLLNRKLSPALAAFIAAEVANALDYAHHCEDDRGRPLHISHRAIGPMTIRLGRNGRVKLTNFGAAFSELLGRVPTPPKVLRGNFAYAAPELIRSISEKGRAGLLSPKGIDSRADIFSLGLVLLESIAGNHPLDPLDMLPPEVSRRALRLVSGVKAEHSAWASIEVLADRLLRFGPKDVERIAFKAPAPLKQIAHRALRSDPAERYQSAAEMRDDLRAYLRSLRQPFGAMEAAAELADILKNASALKRKAAHPVEIGVLPWPKALSVQ
- a CDS encoding helix-turn-helix domain-containing protein, producing the protein MRSCAARRRRTSSPPSPASASSSRSTGAEPGPHPCPPETLTPSLSRGERGLRPDVTCRSQVLGSIEAAGPGSVQLFQPVTGLTKPFAAPVLQARPMLARLLTVRDVAERLAVSPATVHRLCARGRLRFVRVGVVVRIDAASLETFLATGS
- a CDS encoding alpha-2-macroglobulin family protein is translated as MPVPQAAPVAKAAPAPKAVMAPPPRAVAAKPVAPRGMVEAERRARKDASRKQGIDADKEMAADELMAGVPMEPAVYFREYAHTVRPGRKPGDRVDFSETLFWNAGVRTDAKTGEVRVSFGLNDSVTSFKAFAGAVGDDGALGSAVATIESVQPFYVEPKLPLEVTSGDVIHLPLALVNGTSTALQGAAVKVGLRGDVKASSFSAVDLAANERARRILELKVGSQSLPVDVTLTATAGNYVDTVTRTLSVKPNGFPIRASFGGLLSSRQPVVHALTLPANHVRGSLKSSITVYPSPLANMTESLARLIQEPSGCFEQTSSTTYPMTMAQQYFQTHSGVSPTLVASAREKLETGYKRLVGFECSEKGYEWFGENPGHEALTAFGLMHFSDMKQVRDVDAAMLERTRAWLLKQRDGKGGFERKRRALHTWIEDPDTSNAYILWALLESANKPAAQARELSKEVGALKAAAFKSQNSYVLALAANVMALAGEGAEARKFMEQLAAKQGKTGVVEGGTQSIVGSSGETLQIETTALAVLAWLREPSHTVNVERSMRFLADSCEGGRYGSTQSTVLALRAIVAYDQARSAKRAPGSVRVYVDGRPVGGAVKFDGKTQEALKLPDVSELLTAGERKLELRMEGGWELPYSIEITYNALVPASSPDTRVDLEVALAKTALTEGEPTEARVWVTNRSDAKLSTTVAIFGVPGGLEVRHDQLKELVKKHTVDAYEVIGRDVVLYWRGMEPRKKLEVPLSLIAAVPGTYTGPASRAYLYYADNHKVWRDGLKVSIAPKQ
- a CDS encoding DUF2381 family protein — its product is MSASSPAALLLLLLVAGSSATAKTCPPPGEMEGGCIELMADGNSDVPEVQISPGQPTTFDFDSDVRADGLALENRDRFKVAPGKRLITLVPSEKMRGEKPSEMTVCFEDGAAPACATFRLVVHPAIGERQVSIFRHARPVDSLQAELKKSYEENAKLRAEVERLREERDRPDGLTGLYASGMMDERGIPCSPLHVVQRAGEALTGRKAFACRAPGRMLVRVELQNPIGAAPWTAHGAKLTGPKGEQLKGFVWPPEPVLPGNSLTLFIEAKIENVQTVGPFILTLWEADGPRTVILGSVTFPALTEGPGL
- a CDS encoding MG2 domain-containing protein; translation: MLEHVLTRALLALVTVGLSLPMLFQQQVLAARADTESLGGPGRSLTFISTDKPLYRPGEQVMARGLVLEARAHTPLAHQVLAHVEVRGPKGDVVTSARVLSEHSVWGYSWTVPGDMAGGEYTLSVSYPYTGDAPAERKFDVRAYRAPRLKSQIEFLRDGYGPGDTVTATLDVKRAEGGVPSGARVTATALVDGVTAAQVTGVVDARGLCTVSFKLPGQIERGEGSLAFAIADGGVVETAAKTIPILLRTLDLTLYPEGGDLVAGLPSRVYFQALTPAHKPADLSGAVIELATGRVVAPVRSEHEGRGRFELTPKAGVKYALRIDEPSGIGEPFPLPEVKARGAVLRASEDVIPAGQPVVLSVGLSGVKQAKLTLSQREVELASSLVDPDEKVILDPKGADGVLIATVWDADGRPLAERLVFRQPAQALSIEVKTNKPRYVPGEQVELTARTTRGGKPVPALVMLTVTDDAVLELIEKRDQAPQLPVMVLLEPEVKELADAQIYFDEKNPKAKRAVDLLLGTQGWRRFALADAEQFVTRHGDPARRALAIRVPPPPPPPEAMPPAAPAIGGWRFPRPCRFRRPRQSPRPRRLPRP
- a CDS encoding serine/threonine protein kinase, whose protein sequence is MGLAYRLPEIGEMVGDYRIIEKLGSGSYGHVYKAEQAGRFYALKILRGRLLNDRAKREIGILNHLAHPDVVRFFGCGFWPDPIIGHSYIVMEFAGGRTLETYALEENPSARKSARIVLDIGLTLGEVLRQGVMHRDLKPDNVIIRDGNARPLLIDFGVSTLMGAPALTSSRLPPGTIEFRAPEAWRFSKENDSGSYDYSPADELWALGVSFYWLLTDILPFGDREDGEEGELAERILHQTPVAPHVLNPRVPRALSDICMRMLERDPAARYGNVIEFCTALDAAMAEAEADASWDLPLFEPDAPHNRTTEEDPALVDVADSKRWLRRWLKKERRRGRKPPKKVPAPVPEAEVLAAIPEEKAPGVAVAPLPEPVPPEPALPPASQAPAPLEPPRAAVAPPHPVSRRRSRFAAAAAGFAVAVLGTLLFVTSRPTGPGSAPLDTSSEAATTRQAGPGHEVAQSAKPLDPPGGEGAEPAMGSISAPVMITMLRMDDSSEKPQQKKTKVLGRAAKIIGTGLVCNALTGCPPPQHVRPTPEPAPCPAGSVEAMADKLGVRLGQTVSAYLTQGPTGDITVHEGSTSVQLGPRRVRENSGRIFLSGTFTIREERVYGRFTEARDLEGDGQPFPVCFEMWDSLKGGKGAIRERNGGPDSARIYSTVDVKAVRSFE
- a CDS encoding helix-turn-helix domain-containing protein codes for the protein MAEGAERPVTPGPSRTSRQNDKKKLMTHLAAVVREARKKAELTQADVAERVGIVTEVFGRIERGYLLPSVATFRRLCRALRLDANIVLGLDVEKAPSWLKESEPEADDPPELRRLVRTIRRMDAAQVSIMLSTANALVRHTAQQPDNQAE